The Proteus vulgaris genome has a segment encoding these proteins:
- a CDS encoding short chain dehydrogenase, giving the protein MNQQRVLVLGASGHIGQNLIPALIKQGHQVTAGARRVDWMMSQGWENTRCIFVDLHNPETLNKVMHDTDIVYYLVHSMGDAHNLVEQERKAAINVVEALEGTKVKQIIFLSALQHKDQQYSPHLIARKLTGEVLRTSTIPVTEIRTSMIVGPGSAPLRLCVIWFITFLFLRLHAGFAQNLPLSP; this is encoded by the coding sequence ATGAATCAACAGCGTGTATTAGTACTTGGTGCAAGTGGTCATATTGGTCAAAATCTTATTCCAGCTCTGATAAAACAAGGTCATCAAGTCACTGCGGGTGCACGTAGAGTTGATTGGATGATGTCTCAAGGTTGGGAAAACACACGCTGTATCTTCGTGGATTTGCACAATCCAGAAACCTTAAACAAAGTCATGCATGATACTGATATCGTGTACTACCTTGTTCATAGCATGGGTGATGCTCATAATTTAGTTGAGCAAGAGCGTAAAGCAGCAATTAATGTTGTTGAAGCTTTAGAAGGCACAAAAGTTAAACAAATTATTTTTTTAAGCGCCTTGCAACATAAAGATCAGCAATACTCACCTCATCTCATTGCACGAAAACTCACTGGTGAGGTATTAAGAACAAGTACTATTCCTGTAACTGAAATTCGTACCTCCATGATTGTTGGCCCTGGCTCTGCGCCTTTGAGATTATGCGTGATATGGTTTATAACCTTCCTATTCTTACGCCTCCACGCTGGGTTCGCTCAAAATCTTCCCCTATCGCCTTAA
- a CDS encoding Protein of uncharacterised function (DUF2867) — protein MITSVPTSIAKELIQGLKHDLPAHDARLRKLIPQTLIAFDDAVRETLADEEAALDNQDWGYDPAVRSRWKPGYGYYPKNAGCTVSTPATAKSLWHTVQQIGGEQGYFYGNALWKIRATMDDMVGNKVTYGRPSRDTLKLGDMIDGWRVIKLEPEKQLTLLFGMKAPGLGRLSFTIHDSGNLRSIDVRAWWHPAGFSGLLYWFAMMPAHLFIFKGMAKTISTNAYNLDKNSSNNEKK, from the coding sequence ATGATAACCTCTGTACCAACCTCCATTGCTAAGGAGCTTATTCAAGGACTCAAGCATGATCTTCCTGCTCACGATGCTCGTTTACGTAAACTTATCCCTCAAACATTAATCGCTTTTGATGATGCCGTAAGAGAAACATTAGCAGATGAAGAAGCCGCTTTAGATAATCAAGATTGGGGTTACGATCCTGCTGTTCGCAGTCGTTGGAAGCCTGGTTATGGTTATTACCCTAAAAACGCAGGATGTACTGTTTCAACACCTGCCACAGCAAAATCGCTTTGGCATACCGTACAACAAATTGGTGGTGAGCAAGGCTACTTTTATGGTAACGCACTATGGAAAATACGCGCGACTATGGATGATATGGTCGGAAATAAAGTGACTTATGGTCGACCTTCTAGAGACACATTAAAACTCGGTGATATGATTGATGGTTGGCGAGTGATAAAACTTGAGCCTGAAAAGCAACTCACATTGTTGTTTGGCATGAAAGCCCCTGGCTTAGGCCGACTTTCTTTTACCATCCATGATAGTGGCAATCTTCGTTCTATTGATGTTCGTGCTTGGTGGCATCCAGCAGGCTTTAGTGGATTACTTTATTGGTTTGCGATGATGCCTGCACACTTATTTATTTTCAAAGGGATGGCTAAAACCATAAGTACCAACGCTTACAATCTGGATAAAAATTCATCTAACAATGAAAAAAAGTAG
- the artP gene encoding arginine transporter ATP-binding subunit produces the protein MTIQKKRMSIQLKNINCFYGSHQALYDINLECSAGETMVLLGPSGAGKSSLMRVLNLLEMPRSGELEIAGLHFDFSQQPNAKAIRLLRQNVGMVFQQYNLWPHLTVIDNLIEAPCRVLGLSKPQAKEKAMKLLERLRLSDYAGRFPLHLSGGQQQRVAIARALMMEPQVLLFDEPTAALDPEITAQVVDIIKELSETGITQVIVTHEVEIARKAASKVVYMENGRIIEQGDNYRFTAPQTEAFANYLSH, from the coding sequence ATGACTATTCAGAAAAAACGCATGAGTATTCAATTAAAAAACATAAATTGTTTCTACGGTTCGCACCAAGCACTCTATGATATTAATCTAGAATGCTCTGCTGGCGAAACAATGGTTCTATTAGGACCAAGTGGTGCAGGCAAGAGCTCACTAATGAGAGTTCTTAACTTATTAGAAATGCCACGTTCAGGTGAGTTAGAAATTGCAGGTCTACATTTTGACTTTAGCCAACAGCCTAACGCAAAGGCAATTCGTTTATTACGCCAAAATGTGGGCATGGTATTTCAACAATATAATTTATGGCCACATTTGACGGTTATTGATAATTTAATTGAAGCGCCTTGTCGTGTGTTAGGTTTATCAAAACCACAGGCCAAAGAAAAAGCGATGAAATTACTTGAACGTTTACGTTTAAGTGATTATGCAGGACGCTTTCCACTACATTTATCAGGTGGACAGCAACAACGTGTTGCCATTGCAAGAGCATTAATGATGGAACCTCAAGTTCTCTTATTTGATGAACCGACAGCAGCACTAGATCCTGAAATAACAGCTCAAGTTGTTGATATTATAAAAGAACTTTCTGAAACGGGTATTACACAAGTGATTGTGACCCACGAAGTTGAAATTGCACGCAAAGCCGCGAGCAAAGTTGTATATATGGAAAACGGCCGTATTATAGAGCAAGGCGATAACTATCGTTTTACAGCTCCACAAACGGAAGCTTTTGCTAATTACTTGTCACACTAA
- the artI gene encoding arginine ABC transporter, substrate-binding protein codes for MKKILFAALLTSITLSATAAEKETIRFATEATYPPFEMIDANNQIVGFDVDLANAMCAKINADCTFTNQSFDSLIPSLKFRRFEALMAGIDITPERQKQVDFTDSYYDNSAVFITVTGKISDVASLKGKQIGVQNGTTHQKFINEQHKEMKTVPYDSYQNAVLDLKNGRIEAIFGDTAVVNEWLKKNPELGIVGDKVADPNYFGTGLAIAVRKGNADLQDKLNKALAEVKADGTYDVIYKKWFE; via the coding sequence ATGAAAAAAATATTATTTGCAGCACTTCTGACCAGTATTACACTTTCTGCAACTGCGGCTGAAAAAGAGACAATCCGCTTTGCCACTGAAGCAACATATCCTCCATTCGAAATGATTGATGCGAATAACCAAATTGTAGGATTTGATGTTGATCTCGCTAATGCTATGTGTGCAAAAATTAATGCGGATTGTACCTTTACCAATCAATCATTTGATAGTTTAATTCCTAGTTTGAAATTCCGTCGTTTTGAAGCACTAATGGCAGGTATTGATATTACACCAGAACGTCAAAAACAAGTTGATTTTACAGATTCTTACTATGATAACTCTGCTGTATTTATTACAGTAACGGGTAAAATCTCTGACGTTGCGAGTTTAAAAGGTAAACAAATTGGTGTTCAAAATGGGACTACTCATCAAAAATTCATCAATGAACAACATAAAGAGATGAAAACTGTTCCTTATGACAGTTACCAAAATGCGGTATTAGATCTTAAAAATGGTCGTATCGAAGCAATCTTTGGTGACACTGCGGTTGTCAATGAATGGCTGAAAAAGAATCCTGAATTAGGTATTGTAGGCGACAAAGTTGCAGATCCTAACTATTTTGGTACAGGCCTTGCGATCGCAGTAAGAAAAGGCAATGCTGATTTACAAGATAAATTGAACAAAGCATTAGCTGAAGTAAAAGCTGATGGCACCTATGATGTCATTTATAAAAAATGGTTTGAATAA
- the artQ gene encoding arginine transporter permease subunit ArtQ: protein MNEITTLAGAAVTTVSLAISALIIGLVLAMLFTAWESARWKAFAFLGTCWVTLIRGLPEMLVVLFVYYGTLQGVMILMDGIELGSFTLQIDFGDTDSLPFYCGVIALSLLYASYASQTLRGALKAVPTGQWEAGQALGMGRITIFFRFIMPQMWRHALPGLGNQWLVLLKDTALVSLISVNDLMLQTQSIANRTQEPFTWYSIVALIYLAITLISQYILKWLEMRTTRFERSAS, encoded by the coding sequence ATGAATGAAATAACAACTCTAGCAGGTGCGGCCGTCACAACGGTCTCACTTGCTATTTCTGCGCTTATCATCGGATTAGTTCTAGCCATGCTGTTTACAGCATGGGAATCTGCGAGATGGAAAGCCTTTGCTTTCTTAGGAACATGTTGGGTAACACTCATTAGGGGACTACCAGAAATGCTGGTGGTTCTTTTTGTCTATTATGGCACCTTACAAGGCGTCATGATCTTAATGGATGGCATTGAATTAGGCTCATTCACCTTGCAAATAGACTTTGGTGACACCGATTCTCTACCTTTCTATTGTGGTGTTATCGCCCTTTCACTTCTTTATGCTTCTTATGCTTCACAAACGTTACGTGGCGCCTTAAAAGCCGTACCAACAGGACAATGGGAAGCCGGTCAAGCATTAGGTATGGGCCGTATTACTATCTTCTTCCGCTTTATCATGCCTCAAATGTGGCGTCATGCTTTACCCGGTTTAGGTAATCAGTGGTTAGTTTTATTAAAAGATACTGCTTTAGTCTCATTAATCAGTGTTAATGATTTAATGTTACAAACACAAAGTATTGCTAATAGAACTCAAGAGCCTTTTACTTGGTATAGCATTGTTGCACTGATTTATTTAGCCATTACGCTGATCAGTCAATATATCCTGAAATGGTTAGAAATGAGAACAACTCGCTTTGAACGGAGTGCCTCATAA
- the artM gene encoding arginine transporter permease subunit ArtM: protein MWDYIVDILPGLPTSLSLTLVALLVAFTLSVLMTFILALKTPVITQIVKAYITLFTGTPLLVQFFLIYYGPGQFPVLQKFPMIWELLSTPWFCAMVTLALNSAAYSTLLFYGAVRAIPSGQWQSCQALGMSPVQTARVILPYAFKRALSSYSNEVVLIFKSTSLASTITLLELTGYSRQVFGQSYDVMVFVAAGIIYLGINGILTLLMRLIEKKALKFEHRN from the coding sequence ATGTGGGATTATATTGTTGATATTTTACCGGGATTACCAACCAGCTTGTCATTAACTTTAGTGGCTTTACTGGTGGCATTTACACTTTCGGTTTTAATGACCTTTATTTTGGCGTTAAAAACTCCAGTTATTACTCAAATTGTAAAAGCATATATCACCTTATTTACCGGTACTCCTTTATTAGTACAGTTTTTCTTAATCTATTATGGCCCTGGACAATTTCCTGTGTTGCAAAAATTCCCTATGATTTGGGAGTTATTATCAACACCTTGGTTTTGTGCCATGGTTACATTAGCATTAAATAGTGCTGCTTATTCAACCTTACTTTTCTATGGTGCAGTAAGAGCGATTCCGTCAGGACAATGGCAATCTTGCCAAGCGTTAGGGATGTCCCCCGTGCAAACGGCAAGGGTAATATTGCCTTATGCATTTAAGCGGGCGCTTTCATCCTATTCAAATGAAGTTGTACTAATATTTAAAAGTACCTCACTCGCCAGTACGATCACTTTACTTGAATTAACAGGTTATAGCCGACAAGTATTCGGTCAAAGTTATGATGTGATGGTCTTTGTTGCCGCAGGCATTATTTATTTAGGCATCAACGGAATACTAACACTTCTCATGAGATTGATTGAGAAAAAAGCCTTAAAGTTTGAACATCGTAATTAA
- the mdtL gene encoding multidrug efflux system protein MdtL, whose product MQNLKALLLVMVLLGPLGIDLYLPTIPAIAQDLGSSVSLIQSTIALFILVLGIGQLISGPLVDKFGRKPIAIVGILIYIVGSVIATISTDSTLFIISRLLQACAVCCTSVVAFTCVRDCFNGNDAARVFGFLNGTLNIIPALAPLLGGLLAEYWGWRAPFGFLIFYSVFVLVLITRFLPETKPENIAQSKQKLGKTYLEILCSKRFLTFAFVNAGTMGMALTYVSFAPIVLMNDAKLSPLIFSIIFGVNGFWIMFVSFYANRVIHRVGRPICLILGGGLMGVGCVSLLLSLMFIPAEIQSHWLIYMLPVASACAGLAFIMGPATSYALEPYSQTAGIASALVGFIQMAGGAALGLTALTSPVQPKLALAVVMLIGSLLAWNAYRVSHKEALIEKQTTQK is encoded by the coding sequence ATGCAGAATTTAAAAGCGTTGTTATTAGTGATGGTGTTATTGGGGCCTTTGGGGATCGATCTCTATTTACCGACGATCCCTGCGATTGCTCAAGATTTAGGAAGTAGTGTCTCCCTTATTCAATCGACTATCGCTTTATTTATTTTAGTTTTAGGTATAGGACAACTGATATCAGGGCCATTAGTGGATAAGTTTGGTCGTAAACCTATCGCTATCGTTGGGATCCTTATCTATATTGTGGGTTCTGTGATTGCAACGATCTCTACAGACTCAACGCTTTTTATTATTTCGCGATTATTACAGGCTTGTGCAGTGTGTTGTACTTCCGTTGTGGCTTTTACCTGTGTTCGTGACTGCTTTAATGGTAATGATGCGGCTCGTGTTTTTGGCTTTTTAAATGGTACCTTAAATATTATTCCTGCACTTGCACCCTTATTAGGTGGATTATTGGCTGAGTATTGGGGATGGCGTGCACCTTTTGGATTTTTAATTTTCTATTCAGTATTTGTGCTAGTGTTGATCACTCGCTTCTTACCAGAAACTAAGCCTGAAAATATAGCGCAATCGAAACAGAAATTAGGTAAAACATACCTTGAGATTTTGTGTAGTAAACGTTTTTTAACTTTTGCTTTCGTGAATGCAGGCACAATGGGAATGGCTTTAACTTATGTTTCATTTGCTCCTATTGTTTTGATGAATGATGCGAAGCTATCACCGCTGATTTTTTCCATTATTTTTGGTGTAAATGGTTTTTGGATAATGTTTGTTAGCTTTTATGCAAACCGGGTGATCCACCGTGTTGGCAGACCTATTTGTTTGATATTAGGGGGGGGGTTAATGGGGGTAGGTTGTGTGAGTTTGTTATTAAGCTTAATGTTTATTCCTGCCGAAATACAAAGCCATTGGCTGATTTACATGCTCCCTGTAGCAAGTGCTTGCGCTGGATTAGCCTTTATTATGGGGCCTGCGACAAGTTATGCACTTGAGCCGTATTCACAGACGGCAGGTATTGCCTCTGCTTTGGTTGGTTTTATTCAAATGGCAGGCGGTGCTGCGTTAGGTTTAACTGCACTGACATCACCGGTACAACCTAAATTAGCATTAGCCGTTGTCATGTTAATTGGTAGCCTATTGGCGTGGAATGCGTATAGAGTAAGCCATAAGGAAGCGTTAATAGAAAAACAGACTACACAAAAATAG
- the rumB gene encoding 23S rRNA methyluridine methyltransferase gives MQCARFSAGDCHSCEWLSLAYSEQIKKKQHSLLALLPEDYAFDKLAPVESQQAQFRNKAKMVVSGSVEKPVLGLKTREGVAVDLCECPLYPDSFTPIFPILKTFIARAGLVPYDIERRRGELKFILLTESRSNGTMMLRFVLRSEKKLEQLRKALPWLQEKLPQLAVISVNIQPVHMAILEGEKEIILTEKTFLDESFNKIPLHIRPRGFFQTNPVVASSLYATAGRWVRELNISHLWDMFCGSGGFGLHCADKLTQLTGIEISPEAIECARLSAYELGLEHVEFQALDSTGYALANELVPELVLVNPPRRGIGEALCGYLNKMKPRFILYSSCNAQTMVKDIQQLSHYRIDRVQLFDMFPHTAHYEVLTLLVLQDS, from the coding sequence ATGCAATGCGCACGATTTAGTGCGGGTGATTGTCATTCTTGTGAATGGCTTTCTCTTGCTTATTCTGAACAAATCAAGAAAAAACAGCACAGCTTATTAGCATTGCTACCTGAAGATTATGCTTTTGATAAATTAGCGCCTGTTGAAAGCCAGCAAGCGCAATTTCGTAACAAAGCAAAAATGGTAGTCAGTGGCAGTGTTGAAAAACCAGTATTAGGTCTAAAAACACGAGAGGGTGTGGCTGTCGATTTATGCGAATGTCCTCTTTACCCTGACTCTTTTACACCGATATTCCCAATTTTAAAAACATTTATAGCGAGAGCAGGATTAGTACCTTACGATATTGAGCGTCGGCGTGGCGAACTTAAGTTTATTTTATTAACTGAAAGCAGAAGCAATGGCACGATGATGTTGCGTTTTGTTTTACGCTCAGAAAAAAAATTAGAGCAACTTCGTAAAGCACTTCCGTGGTTACAAGAAAAACTACCTCAATTGGCGGTTATCTCTGTGAATATTCAACCTGTTCATATGGCAATTCTTGAAGGTGAAAAAGAAATTATTCTGACTGAAAAAACGTTTTTAGATGAATCATTCAACAAAATTCCATTGCATATTCGTCCAAGAGGCTTTTTTCAAACTAATCCAGTTGTGGCCTCATCACTTTATGCTACGGCGGGTCGTTGGGTTAGAGAATTAAATATCTCACATTTGTGGGATATGTTTTGTGGATCAGGAGGCTTTGGGTTACATTGCGCAGATAAATTGACCCAATTGACAGGAATTGAGATTAGTCCTGAAGCAATAGAATGTGCGCGTTTATCAGCTTATGAATTAGGGTTAGAGCATGTTGAATTTCAAGCACTAGATTCAACGGGTTATGCATTAGCCAACGAGTTAGTGCCTGAATTAGTGCTTGTTAATCCGCCAAGACGAGGTATTGGTGAGGCACTGTGTGGCTATTTAAATAAAATGAAGCCTCGCTTTATTCTGTATTCGAGTTGTAACGCTCAAACTATGGTTAAAGATATTCAGCAACTTTCTCATTATCGTATTGATAGAGTGCAGTTGTTTGATATGTTTCCGCATACAGCTCACTATGAAGTGCTTACATTATTGGTATTACAAGACAGTTAA
- a CDS encoding Putative bacterial sensory transduction regulator, which translates to MNAVVTPDLDQLKSWLDELQIAYYECDSCQALHLPHLQYISGIFDAKIDILEDVLVFTAIAELKPSAIVPLMANLSQINASSLFIKIFLEISDENLPKLVFCQSFPVAAGISLNQFDLFLQKAEEQSAEVVSEIFNNGFLYGEKQESENEEDDEEDVEISSSSTDSSYTVH; encoded by the coding sequence ATGAACGCTGTTGTGACCCCCGATCTGGATCAGCTAAAATCTTGGCTTGATGAACTACAGATTGCTTATTATGAATGTGACTCTTGTCAGGCGTTACATTTGCCACATCTTCAATATATCAGTGGCATATTTGATGCTAAAATTGATATTCTTGAAGATGTGCTTGTATTTACCGCTATCGCTGAATTAAAACCCTCAGCAATAGTGCCTTTAATGGCCAACCTTAGCCAAATTAATGCAAGTTCTTTGTTTATTAAAATATTTTTAGAAATTAGTGATGAAAACTTACCTAAATTAGTATTCTGCCAATCATTCCCTGTTGCCGCGGGGATCTCACTGAATCAGTTTGATCTGTTCTTACAAAAAGCAGAAGAACAATCAGCTGAAGTAGTCAGTGAGATTTTTAATAATGGTTTCTTGTATGGCGAAAAACAAGAAAGTGAAAATGAAGAAGATGATGAAGAAGATGTTGAAATAAGTAGTTCATCAACTGACTCCTCCTATACTGTACATTAA
- a CDS encoding Protein of uncharacterised function (DUF1418), protein MIAYLSINQYITSPQWLGTYTGQLTLVVLGVICMIPPAIHIVWRAIYRLTFLGIDNKPANNKKKKENNEQ, encoded by the coding sequence GTGATTGCTTATTTGTCTATCAATCAATATATCACATCTCCGCAGTGGCTAGGCACCTACACGGGGCAATTAACACTGGTTGTTCTGGGGGTTATCTGCATGATCCCGCCTGCTATTCATATTGTATGGCGTGCGATTTATCGCTTAACGTTTTTAGGTATTGATAACAAACCCGCGAATAATAAAAAGAAAAAAGAGAATAACGAACAATAG
- the grxA gene encoding glutaredoxin 1: MFVVIFGRPGCPYCVRAKQLAETLAEKRDDFDFRYVDIQAEGITKADLSKTVGKEVETVPQIFIDEKHIGGCTDFEAYAKENLGIYN; the protein is encoded by the coding sequence ATGTTTGTTGTAATTTTTGGTCGCCCTGGTTGCCCATATTGTGTACGTGCTAAACAACTGGCTGAAACTCTGGCTGAAAAACGTGACGATTTTGATTTCCGTTATGTTGATATCCAAGCCGAAGGAATTACAAAAGCAGATTTATCTAAAACCGTCGGTAAAGAGGTTGAAACTGTGCCACAAATTTTTATTGATGAGAAACACATCGGTGGTTGCACAGATTTTGAAGCTTATGCTAAAGAAAATTTAGGCATCTATAACTAA
- a CDS encoding Uncharacterized conserved protein, with amino-acid sequence MWLQKNIVLNARPRGFHLITQTLIQELPELRQYKIGIAHFFIQHTSASLTINENADPTVRSDFENFFNQSVKENENYYLHTYEGSDDMPAHIKSSLLGQSITIPISQGELNLGTWQGIYLGEHRNHGGRRRIIVTLQGE; translated from the coding sequence ATGTGGCTCCAAAAAAATATCGTACTCAACGCAAGGCCGAGAGGGTTCCACTTAATTACACAGACATTGATTCAAGAATTACCCGAACTAAGACAATATAAAATTGGAATTGCTCATTTTTTTATTCAACATACATCGGCTTCGTTAACGATTAATGAAAATGCAGATCCGACAGTACGAAGTGATTTTGAAAATTTCTTTAATCAAAGTGTTAAAGAGAATGAAAATTACTACCTTCACACTTATGAAGGAAGTGATGATATGCCAGCACATATAAAAAGCAGTTTACTTGGACAAAGTATCACTATTCCTATTAGTCAAGGCGAGCTTAATTTAGGAACTTGGCAGGGAATTTATCTTGGTGAACACCGTAATCATGGTGGTCGTCGCCGTATTATTGTGACATTGCAAGGTGAATAA
- the ybjG gene encoding undecaprenyl pyrophosphate phosphatase has product MLEQFNLAVFSMMNATPAASPFEIGVAIIIAKYLVYLFPLSLVFYWLWGNEKHLSQQRTLACKAAVSLVIALSISWFIGAIAPHERPFAANIGYNFLEHDATPSFPSNHGTFVFTIALAYLFWHNSKRIGYIMLGLGVAIAWARIYLGVHWPIDMIGALIVALLSCGLSQIFWSKGGNALQKWVQQLYQFCFAYPIRKGWTKA; this is encoded by the coding sequence TTGCTGGAACAATTTAATTTAGCCGTATTTTCAATGATGAATGCAACACCTGCAGCATCTCCTTTCGAAATCGGTGTGGCGATAATTATTGCTAAGTACCTTGTCTATCTCTTTCCTTTATCTTTAGTGTTCTATTGGTTGTGGGGTAATGAAAAACACCTTAGCCAGCAAAGAACATTAGCCTGTAAAGCTGCGGTCTCTTTAGTTATTGCGCTGTCTATCTCTTGGTTTATTGGTGCAATTGCGCCTCATGAGCGCCCTTTTGCTGCCAATATTGGGTATAATTTCCTTGAGCATGATGCAACGCCTTCGTTCCCAAGCAATCACGGTACATTTGTTTTCACCATTGCATTAGCTTATCTGTTTTGGCATAACAGTAAACGTATTGGTTATATCATGCTAGGTTTAGGAGTTGCGATTGCTTGGGCGCGTATTTACCTTGGTGTGCATTGGCCAATCGATATGATAGGCGCCCTTATAGTTGCTCTGCTTTCTTGTGGTTTAAGCCAGATCTTCTGGTCTAAAGGCGGGAATGCACTCCAAAAATGGGTACAACAACTTTATCAGTTCTGTTTTGCTTATCCGATTCGTAAAGGTTGGACAAAAGCCTAA
- the sdaC_1 gene encoding serine transporter translates to MDTTKAGSIASGNTQGDYKTWRKSDTVWMLGLYGTAIGAGVLFLPINAGIGGLIPLLIMLVLAFPMTFFAHRGMCRFVLSGKNPGEDITEVVEEHFGKTAGKLITLLYFFAIYPILLVYSVAITNTVESFIVNQMHMTAPPRAILSLILIVGIMSIIRFGEQAIVKAMSVLVFPFVAVLMVLALYLIPEWNGAILETLSFDHATTSGMGQGLLVTLWLAIPVMVFSFNHSPIISAFAVAKREEYGENAEKKCSRILAYAHIMMVITVMFFVFSCVFSLTPENLAEAKAQNISILSYLANHFEAPVIAYIAPFIAFVAITKSFLGHYLGAREGFNGLIIKSLREKGKTIEKDRLNKITALFMLVTTWIVATLNPSILGMIETLGGPIIAMLLFLMPMYAIRKVPAMKKYEGHISNVFVVIMGLIAISAVFYSLINSFMG, encoded by the coding sequence ATGGATACAACCAAAGCTGGTTCTATCGCATCGGGTAACACCCAAGGTGATTACAAAACATGGCGTAAGTCAGATACGGTATGGATGTTAGGTTTATATGGTACGGCTATCGGTGCTGGCGTTCTATTTTTACCTATCAATGCAGGGATTGGTGGCTTAATTCCTCTGTTGATCATGTTAGTGCTTGCATTTCCAATGACCTTCTTTGCACACCGTGGTATGTGTCGCTTTGTGTTATCAGGTAAAAACCCAGGTGAAGATATCACTGAAGTTGTTGAAGAACACTTTGGTAAAACAGCAGGTAAACTGATTACTCTGCTCTATTTCTTTGCTATTTACCCTATTTTATTGGTTTATAGTGTTGCTATCACCAATACAGTAGAAAGCTTTATAGTGAACCAAATGCACATGACTGCACCACCTCGCGCAATTTTATCGCTGATACTGATTGTCGGTATCATGTCAATTATTCGCTTTGGTGAACAAGCTATCGTTAAAGCAATGAGTGTGCTAGTGTTCCCATTTGTTGCCGTCTTGATGGTTTTAGCACTGTATCTTATTCCTGAATGGAATGGCGCAATACTTGAGACTCTCTCTTTTGATCACGCAACAACTTCAGGTATGGGCCAAGGCCTATTAGTAACACTGTGGTTAGCTATCCCTGTCATGGTATTCTCTTTCAACCACTCCCCCATTATCTCTGCTTTTGCGGTTGCAAAACGTGAAGAATACGGTGAAAACGCTGAGAAGAAATGTTCACGCATTTTAGCTTATGCGCACATCATGATGGTTATCACTGTTATGTTCTTCGTGTTTAGCTGTGTATTTAGCTTAACACCAGAAAATTTAGCAGAAGCAAAAGCACAGAATATCAGTATCCTGTCTTATCTGGCTAACCATTTTGAAGCACCTGTTATCGCTTATATTGCTCCATTTATTGCTTTTGTTGCGATTACGAAATCTTTCTTAGGTCACTACTTAGGTGCTCGTGAAGGTTTCAATGGTTTAATCATCAAATCATTGCGTGAAAAAGGTAAAACAATCGAAAAAGATCGTTTAAACAAAATCACTGCACTGTTTATGCTGGTTACAACGTGGATCGTTGCAACGTTAAACCCAAGCATCTTAGGTATGATTGAAACGTTAGGTGGTCCAATTATCGCAATGTTACTGTTCCTGATGCCTATGTATGCAATCCGTAAAGTACCTGCGATGAAGAAATACGAAGGCCATATCAGCAACGTATTCGTTGTAATCATGGGTCTTATCGCAATCTCAGCAGTTTTCTATAGCTTAATTAACTCTTTCATGGGCTAA